One Sediminibacillus dalangtanensis genomic region harbors:
- a CDS encoding ABC transporter ATP-binding protein, which yields MSPLLEVNNLKKHFPIKGSSLFEKEKRAVKAVDDVSFHVNKGETLGLVGESGCGKSTTGRAILKLLEPTSGEIRFKGEDITGYRGEKLRKLRRDMQLIFQDPYASLNPRKTIEQIITEPMKIFGMPKGDRRQKLDRLLEVVGLSSYHKQRYPHEFSGGQRQRVGIARSLALDPELVICDEPVSALDVSIQAQVINLMEELQEEFQLTYLFIAHDLSVVHHISDRVAVMYLGQIVEIGEVEELYANPKHPYTQALLSAIPEADPKVTRERITIKGDLPSPSNPPEGCKFHTRCPYAEEICRKVNPVLKQVSPEGQQAACHFVKEVALEY from the coding sequence ATGAGCCCTTTATTGGAAGTAAATAATTTGAAAAAGCACTTCCCGATAAAAGGAAGCAGCTTATTCGAAAAGGAAAAGAGAGCCGTCAAGGCCGTAGACGATGTTTCCTTTCATGTCAACAAAGGGGAGACACTGGGACTTGTGGGAGAAAGCGGATGTGGCAAATCGACCACCGGACGCGCGATTTTAAAACTTTTGGAACCGACTTCCGGGGAAATCCGCTTTAAAGGGGAAGATATCACTGGCTACCGCGGCGAAAAACTTAGAAAGCTAAGGCGCGACATGCAATTAATTTTCCAGGATCCCTACGCATCTCTCAATCCAAGAAAAACAATCGAACAAATCATCACCGAACCGATGAAAATCTTCGGAATGCCGAAAGGAGATCGGAGGCAGAAACTTGATCGACTGCTCGAAGTCGTCGGGCTCAGTTCCTATCATAAACAACGTTATCCCCATGAATTCAGCGGTGGTCAACGACAGCGCGTAGGGATTGCCCGTTCCCTGGCACTGGACCCCGAATTGGTGATTTGCGATGAACCAGTTTCAGCTCTCGATGTATCCATTCAGGCTCAGGTGATCAACTTGATGGAAGAGCTGCAAGAGGAATTCCAATTGACCTACCTATTCATCGCCCACGACCTGAGTGTCGTGCATCATATCAGTGACCGTGTCGCGGTCATGTATCTGGGCCAAATCGTCGAAATCGGCGAAGTCGAGGAGCTTTATGCAAACCCGAAGCACCCGTACACCCAGGCATTGCTGTCGGCAATTCCGGAAGCAGACCCGAAAGTAACACGGGAACGAATCACCATTAAAGGGGACCTTCCGTCTCCTTCCAACCCGCCAGAGGGTTGCAAGTTCCACACCAGGTGTCCGTACGCAGAGGAAATCTGCCGTAAAGTCAACCCGGTGCTTAAACAAGTTTCTCCGGAAGGTCAGCAGGCTGCTTGTCATTTTGTGAAAGAAGTGGCGCTTGAGTACTGA
- a CDS encoding ABC transporter substrate-binding protein — translation MNKKVLWTFFGMLLFVVLIASGCSSDEAGSEDTGDDTAEASDDTESGDDGEKTLVFGRGADSVQLDPSKITDGESIYVTNQLYDTLVRYKEDSTEVRPSLATDWETSEDGLVWTFQLRDDVTFHDGSDFTAEDVVFNFERWATSADFIYYGYMFGATEDNLKGIIEKVEATGDYEVQFTLSEPNAPFLYTLAMPPFGIASPEAVEEYGEDYFKNPVGTGPFVFEEWVKDDSITVVKNDDYFDEPAKVDKVIFRTIPDNGARFMELQSGSIDVMNGLNPQDIEQAESDENLQIIRRPSMNVSYMAMNTDQDGPMGIKEVRQAINLAIDKEKLLTLFEGVGKAAKNPMPPSLWGYNDEIEDYGYDIEEAKKLLAEAGYADGFKVKLYSMANPRPYLPQPKVTAQAIQEMLAEVNIEVEIVENDWDTHLAATENGEHDMAFLGWTGDNGDPDNFLYVLLDKDNAKMGSAGNVAFYKSDEVHDLLKAAQTEMDQEKRSELYMEAQEIIHEDAPWFPIAHTTPPLAASKDVVDYLPHPTGSEPFNFLDISR, via the coding sequence ATGAACAAGAAAGTACTATGGACTTTTTTTGGCATGTTGTTATTCGTTGTATTGATTGCCAGTGGCTGCAGCAGTGACGAAGCCGGATCGGAGGATACCGGGGACGACACAGCCGAAGCCAGTGACGACACAGAAAGTGGTGACGATGGCGAAAAAACACTCGTTTTCGGACGCGGCGCAGACTCTGTTCAGCTGGACCCTTCGAAAATTACCGACGGTGAATCCATCTATGTCACCAACCAGTTGTATGATACGCTGGTCCGTTACAAAGAGGACAGCACCGAGGTAAGGCCTTCTCTGGCTACAGATTGGGAAACAAGCGAGGATGGATTGGTATGGACATTCCAGCTGCGCGATGATGTGACATTTCATGATGGCAGCGATTTTACTGCCGAAGATGTAGTATTCAACTTTGAGCGCTGGGCTACTTCTGCCGACTTCATTTACTATGGCTACATGTTCGGTGCGACGGAAGATAATTTGAAAGGCATCATTGAAAAGGTCGAAGCCACCGGCGACTACGAAGTACAATTCACCTTATCCGAACCGAATGCCCCATTCCTTTACACCCTTGCCATGCCGCCATTTGGTATCGCAAGTCCGGAAGCGGTCGAGGAATATGGAGAAGACTACTTCAAAAATCCGGTCGGGACTGGTCCGTTTGTATTTGAAGAATGGGTGAAGGACGACAGTATTACGGTCGTGAAAAACGATGATTATTTCGATGAGCCGGCAAAGGTCGACAAAGTCATTTTCCGGACAATTCCAGATAACGGTGCCCGTTTCATGGAGCTGCAATCCGGATCCATCGATGTCATGAACGGACTGAATCCACAGGATATTGAACAAGCGGAGTCCGATGAGAATCTGCAAATCATCCGCAGACCGTCGATGAACGTAAGTTATATGGCAATGAACACGGACCAAGACGGCCCGATGGGAATCAAAGAAGTTCGTCAGGCCATCAACCTGGCAATCGATAAGGAAAAATTGCTGACCTTGTTCGAAGGAGTGGGAAAAGCTGCCAAAAATCCGATGCCGCCTTCCCTTTGGGGGTACAATGACGAAATTGAAGACTATGGTTACGATATTGAAGAAGCAAAAAAACTGTTAGCTGAAGCAGGCTATGCTGATGGATTCAAAGTAAAGCTTTATTCCATGGCCAATCCACGTCCTTACTTGCCGCAGCCGAAAGTTACAGCACAGGCAATCCAGGAAATGCTTGCAGAAGTTAATATAGAAGTGGAAATCGTGGAGAACGACTGGGATACCCATCTCGCTGCCACGGAAAACGGCGAGCACGATATGGCCTTCCTTGGCTGGACCGGGGACAACGGGGACCCTGACAACTTCCTGTACGTATTGCTTGATAAAGACAATGCCAAAATGGGCTCTGCAGGAAACGTTGCTTTTTACAAGAGCGATGAAGTGCACGACTTGTTAAAAGCAGCACAGACAGAAATGGATCAGGAAAAACGTTCGGAGCTGTATATGGAAGCACAGGAAATCATCCACGAAGATGCGCCATGGTTCCCGATCGCCCATACGACACCACCCCTTGCAGCCAGCAAGGATGTAGTCGATTATCTTCCGCACCCGACTGGAAGCGAACCGTTCAACTTCCTGGATATCAGTCGCTAA
- a CDS encoding ABC transporter permease, which translates to MLKYILRRLVMLIPVLLGVSILTFSLIHLIPGDPARSMLGEKSTESQLEQLREELGLNDPYVVQYGRFVGKILQGDLGESVKSQEEISVEIASRLPATVELTVFAMILAMVVGILAGVIAAVKQYSWFDNLSMSGALFGVSLPIFWLGLMMIWLFSVKLNILPASGRISNDIELHTITNFYLLDSLITGNWAAFKDVFSHLLMPGIALGTIPMAIIARMTRSSMLEVMKQDYIRTASAKGLARHLIVFQHALKNAFLPVLTVIGLQFGLLLGGAVLTETIFSWPGIGRYVYLAVMGRDYPVVQSSILIIAVIFVLVNLITDVLYKYFDPRISYD; encoded by the coding sequence ATGCTCAAATATATTTTGCGAAGACTGGTCATGCTGATTCCTGTCCTTCTCGGGGTTTCGATCCTGACCTTCTCGTTGATTCATTTGATACCAGGCGATCCGGCAAGGAGCATGCTTGGTGAGAAATCGACGGAATCCCAGCTGGAACAGCTCAGGGAGGAACTAGGATTGAATGATCCTTATGTCGTCCAATATGGCCGTTTTGTAGGAAAAATCCTTCAAGGGGATTTAGGGGAATCGGTAAAGTCCCAAGAAGAAATAAGCGTTGAAATTGCGAGCAGACTTCCTGCTACTGTGGAATTAACGGTTTTTGCCATGATATTGGCCATGGTTGTCGGGATATTGGCAGGGGTAATCGCTGCAGTCAAACAGTACTCCTGGTTCGACAATCTTAGTATGAGCGGAGCATTGTTCGGTGTGTCCCTGCCGATTTTCTGGCTTGGTTTGATGATGATTTGGCTGTTTTCCGTCAAACTGAATATATTGCCTGCCTCTGGTAGAATTTCGAACGACATTGAACTTCATACCATCACCAATTTTTATTTGCTGGATAGCTTGATTACCGGCAATTGGGCAGCATTTAAAGATGTGTTTTCCCATTTGCTGATGCCCGGGATCGCACTCGGAACCATACCGATGGCAATCATTGCGAGGATGACACGGTCCAGCATGCTCGAAGTAATGAAACAGGATTACATACGAACGGCAAGCGCCAAGGGCCTCGCCCGCCATCTGATCGTTTTCCAGCATGCTCTAAAAAATGCGTTTCTCCCGGTATTGACCGTCATCGGCCTGCAATTCGGCCTCCTGCTTGGCGGAGCAGTACTGACAGAAACCATCTTTTCCTGGCCAGGGATCGGCCGTTATGTCTACCTGGCAGTCATGGGAAGGGACTACCCGGTTGTCCAAAGTTCCATTCTCATTATCGCTGTTATTTTTGTTCTGGTTAATCTGATCACCGATGTATTGTACAAATATTTTGATCCGAGGATCAGCTACGATTAA
- the nikC gene encoding nickel transporter permease, protein MAAIPQTSPTPPEVPEPKTTATPKSSSLWLDAFSRLIRSKTSFIGLLIILLLLVVAAMAPVVATHDPTDQQLLDRYLAPSGDHWLGTDELGRDIYSRIVYGTRISIQIGLIAVGISAVIGILLGGIAGYFGRWVDQVIMRVIDILMAFPSILLAIALVAVLGASLTNAMIAIGIVGVPQFARIVRSTVLSVKETEYIEAARAIGAKNNRILFQHVLPNCLAPIIVQATLSIGTAILDAAGLSFLGLGAQPPSPEWGAMLSDGRAALQTAPWVVAFPGLAIFLVVLGFNLFGDGLRDALDPRLKQ, encoded by the coding sequence ATGGCAGCAATACCACAAACTTCTCCGACACCACCGGAAGTGCCAGAGCCGAAAACAACGGCGACACCCAAGTCCTCCAGTCTGTGGCTCGATGCTTTTAGCAGATTGATAAGAAGCAAGACTTCCTTTATCGGCCTGCTTATCATTTTGCTTTTGCTCGTCGTGGCAGCAATGGCACCCGTCGTGGCTACCCACGACCCGACAGATCAGCAATTGCTTGACCGCTACCTCGCTCCTTCTGGCGATCACTGGCTCGGTACAGATGAGTTGGGGAGAGATATTTACAGCCGGATTGTATATGGCACGCGGATTTCCATTCAAATCGGGTTGATTGCCGTCGGGATATCTGCAGTAATCGGGATTTTGCTCGGCGGCATCGCCGGATATTTCGGCCGCTGGGTCGACCAGGTCATCATGCGCGTGATCGACATCCTGATGGCGTTTCCGAGCATCCTGCTGGCCATCGCATTAGTCGCCGTGCTAGGGGCCAGCTTAACAAATGCGATGATTGCCATCGGCATCGTCGGCGTCCCACAGTTCGCACGAATCGTCCGTTCCACCGTTTTATCCGTGAAAGAAACGGAATACATTGAAGCAGCGAGAGCGATCGGAGCTAAAAACAACCGGATTCTGTTCCAGCATGTTTTGCCGAATTGTCTCGCACCAATCATCGTCCAGGCCACGCTCAGCATTGGGACAGCCATTCTTGATGCTGCCGGTCTTAGTTTTCTTGGCCTGGGGGCGCAACCTCCTTCACCGGAATGGGGCGCAATGCTCAGTGATGGGAGAGCTGCATTACAGACTGCCCCTTGGGTGGTCGCCTTCCCTGGATTGGCCATTTTCCTGGTCGTTTTAGGATTCAACTTATTCGGCGACGGTTTGCGTGACGCATTGGATCCACGACTTAAGCAATAA
- a CDS encoding DUF6305 family protein, with protein sequence MKKSSAVIGCFVVGFLLAASPFGGQDATNAINSYPNLPAPIGEESVLLTSAGQAPENLLLAKIAEDLHLEGDYRPRALASDLYDYRTLVIIVGSSPYGLQYRNRTFTEEMERTKQLLNEAELRGLPVIILHVAETKRQDKQTVELIKATAPHADYFLGLKSISSSSEIIELMDAANVPVTLVKDLEDLHTPLNSAFR encoded by the coding sequence ATGAAAAAATCAAGCGCTGTCATCGGTTGTTTCGTCGTCGGTTTCCTGCTGGCTGCCTCTCCCTTCGGTGGCCAGGATGCAACGAACGCTATCAACTCGTATCCGAATTTACCAGCACCGATCGGCGAAGAAAGCGTTTTGCTCACTTCCGCCGGGCAAGCGCCAGAAAATTTGTTGTTGGCCAAAATCGCGGAGGATTTACATCTTGAAGGAGACTACCGGCCACGTGCTTTGGCATCGGACCTTTACGATTATCGTACGCTCGTCATCATCGTCGGCAGTAGTCCATATGGGCTGCAATACCGAAACAGGACATTTACAGAGGAAATGGAAAGGACCAAGCAATTGCTTAATGAAGCGGAATTAAGGGGATTACCGGTCATCATTCTGCATGTGGCCGAAACCAAACGACAGGATAAACAGACCGTAGAGTTGATAAAAGCAACTGCTCCGCATGCTGACTATTTTCTAGGTTTGAAATCAATCAGCAGCTCATCAGAAATCATCGAGTTGATGGATGCCGCCAATGTTCCTGTTACCCTTGTAAAGGATTTAGAAGACCTGCACACACCTTTGAATTCGGCATTTCGCTAA
- a CDS encoding sensor histidine kinase encodes MAEYKNNTIPGLIGIFLLTYGLFFPSLSAEWVSFIIDRLQESMNIMDSGQLLIASFAYISRNGFLYFLIYFSTLLIVSALAKNTNSTAFSLCYIAATITAVFFINQFHGESSSYAPHFLSLGLLLALNTYITGQRYYYLTFAVILFFLITAMQCLNLIPVLSKWSFGADDLAVSLKTADSFITEDQLFTALYFVLFAIFFLIAVIFALLVHLFNMQITTLKRFQVQEKELKETRFALTESKVYEEIHSLVHDLKTPLVSVRGLISLIEMKYEKSEDKKLKDYLTRVDHSIEKMNEMISEILYENTKKEIHIDEFLRYVISHLALDDQKIRLEMEVQENLPCIHVNKIRFARAIANLLENAIISFEGKAGFIQIDVKQVNDTIRFQIRDNGPGIKEELMQEIWKEGFSTKDSSGIGLSFVKRVVENHHGSIFVSSTPGSHTQMDIYLPVSSGQGGAHDDIDYR; translated from the coding sequence ATGGCAGAATACAAGAATAATACCATTCCTGGGCTGATTGGAATTTTTTTATTAACCTATGGGTTGTTTTTCCCTAGTTTGTCGGCTGAATGGGTTTCCTTCATCATCGACAGGCTGCAGGAAAGCATGAACATCATGGATAGCGGGCAACTGCTGATAGCCTCGTTCGCCTACATATCCAGAAATGGTTTTCTTTATTTTTTGATTTACTTCAGCACCTTGCTGATTGTCAGTGCCTTAGCCAAGAATACAAACAGTACTGCTTTTTCGTTGTGTTATATTGCTGCCACCATAACAGCTGTCTTCTTTATCAATCAGTTTCATGGAGAATCGTCCTCCTACGCACCGCATTTTTTATCATTGGGTCTTCTCTTGGCTTTAAACACCTATATTACCGGACAAAGATATTATTATTTAACGTTTGCCGTCATTTTATTTTTTTTGATCACCGCAATGCAATGTTTAAACCTGATTCCTGTGCTTTCCAAATGGAGCTTCGGGGCAGATGATTTGGCGGTCAGTTTGAAAACCGCCGATAGTTTTATCACCGAGGATCAATTATTTACAGCGCTTTATTTTGTTCTGTTCGCCATCTTTTTTCTCATTGCCGTTATCTTCGCGCTGCTGGTCCATTTATTCAACATGCAGATCACCACCCTGAAAAGGTTCCAAGTACAAGAAAAAGAACTCAAGGAAACCCGTTTCGCCCTAACAGAATCAAAGGTGTACGAGGAAATCCATTCACTTGTCCATGACTTAAAAACTCCATTGGTATCCGTACGGGGATTAATTTCCCTAATCGAAATGAAATATGAAAAATCGGAAGATAAAAAGCTAAAGGATTATTTAACACGGGTCGATCATTCGATTGAAAAGATGAATGAAATGATTTCGGAAATTCTCTATGAGAATACAAAAAAAGAGATCCATATAGATGAATTTCTTCGTTATGTAATCAGTCATTTAGCGCTGGACGATCAAAAAATCCGTCTCGAAATGGAAGTGCAGGAAAACCTGCCCTGTATCCATGTCAATAAAATCCGTTTTGCCAGGGCTATTGCCAATCTACTGGAAAATGCAATCATTTCTTTTGAAGGAAAAGCAGGATTTATCCAAATCGATGTCAAACAAGTGAATGATACAATTCGTTTTCAAATCAGAGACAATGGCCCAGGGATCAAGGAGGAGCTTATGCAGGAAATATGGAAGGAAGGCTTTAGCACGAAAGACTCGTCAGGAATCGGCTTATCCTTTGTGAAGCGGGTGGTCGAAAATCACCACGGCTCCATTTTCGTTTCAAGTACCCCCGGCAGTCATACACAAATGGATATTTACCTGCCGGTGTCTTCCGGGCAAGGAGGGGCCCATGATGATATTGATTATCGATGA
- a CDS encoding response regulator: MMILIIDDNEDIRFTIKEICSFGEWETCEASTGKSGVELFQKMEPSLVLIDYHMPDWDGLKTTKAIRELDDSVPIIILTVDERHEIADQFLQAGATDFALKPIKAPDLLSRIRLNLKIGKLTAGQKNVFVEKGIKAETLRTIKHFLYQQERPLTISEIQASLPVAYQTVHRYLNYLAERGEITVLSEYGSKGRPKNKYKIT, encoded by the coding sequence ATGATGATATTGATTATCGATGATAACGAAGATATTCGTTTTACCATCAAAGAAATTTGTTCCTTTGGCGAATGGGAGACATGTGAGGCTTCTACCGGAAAATCCGGCGTGGAGCTTTTTCAAAAAATGGAACCCTCCCTTGTGCTGATCGATTACCATATGCCGGATTGGGACGGATTGAAAACAACAAAAGCCATCCGTGAATTGGATGATTCCGTTCCGATCATCATCTTGACGGTCGATGAGCGCCATGAAATTGCCGACCAATTTCTCCAGGCAGGCGCCACGGATTTTGCTTTGAAGCCGATAAAAGCCCCTGACTTACTATCGCGCATTCGACTCAACTTGAAGATTGGCAAGTTGACGGCGGGACAAAAAAATGTTTTTGTAGAAAAAGGCATCAAAGCCGAAACATTGCGGACAATCAAGCATTTTCTTTACCAGCAGGAACGGCCGTTGACGATTTCAGAAATACAAGCCAGTTTGCCGGTTGCCTATCAAACGGTCCACCGTTATTTGAATTATCTGGCCGAGCGTGGGGAAATTACAGTCTTATCCGAATATGGCAGCAAGGGAAGGCCAAAAAACAAATACAAAATAACGTAA